The DNA segment AAGTCAGATTTGGAGAGGATACCCACTACCTCATTTTCATCATTCACCACCGGGAATGCCAGGAAGCTCGACTCTGCCGCCAGCTTCTGGATGCCCAGCAACGGTTCATCTTCCCGGAACGTCAGGAAATGCTCGTGCGACATGTGCGTCACATTGATGGCCGCACGGCAAAGCATCGCCGTTGTCGCCGAATCATGCGGAGATACGATGATGCTCACTCCATTCTCCTTGGCCTTAGCCAAGATTTCCGGAGCCACTGGCAAACCGCCCGTGACAATCATCACCTTTACCTTCTCGCGGATCGCCAGTTCTTGCACATCCTGACGATCACCCACCACCACCAAGATTCGCTCCGGCTTATAATTGGGAAGACGTTGTGCAAAAGCCTCCAGGCTCATCGCACCGATCATCAGCACGAGATCCTCTTCCTTGTCCGCATCCTCCACATGGAGCATGCGACCATTGACCGTCCGGGCCAGATTGCGCAAAGAAGCCAGCACTCGTCGTGAATCAAAAACACGATTCGGTGCCGGGAAGAAAAATTTGCTCATTTTGAAGACGGACACCAAGCCTTTGCAGCTCCGATCTTCATTCAGGATAGGCAGCACACGGATGTTACGGTCATCCATCATCCCCAGTGCTTCCGCCACGGTCGTGCGTGAGGAAACGCTGACCACGTTGGATTGCATCACGTCACGGACCTTGGGTGAGACATCCGCCACGAACTTGGGTGCCGGCACACCGAAGGATTTCAGCACGAAATTGATGCGGTCATTCAGATCCCCGCATCGTGCCGGAACCACCTGTCGCATGCCCGTCCGCCGCTTGAACTCGGCGTATCCGATTGCCGAGCAGATGGCGTCCGTGTCCGGATTGCGATGCCCTATCACCAAAACTTCACTCATTGGAAAAATCCCTTCGGTTGCCCGGAAGGTAACTGGCGCCAGTATCCACCGCAAGTCATCCCCTGTCAAAAGTCGCTGGCAGTAACTATCCTTATGACTAGGAACACTCCATATGCTGAACCACTTGTGTTACCCATGTCCTGCCTGCGCCCTTCCCCTCTGAAAACTGAACACTGAAAAACTTAAAACTCCTTTTGTCATTTTAAGCTTCTGCCTTGAAGTTCTTGCACTCGCTCCTCGCCCTCTCTTTAATCCAACGCGTGCCTGCAAAGATCATAGCTGTGGCCAATCAGAAGGGCGGCGTCGGCAAGACCACGACGTCCGTCAATCTCTCCGCCTGCCTTGCCGCCAGTGGTAAGCGCGTATTGCTCGTAGATATCGACCCCCAAGCTAATGCCACTAGCGGCCTCGGCTTTGAAAAGATCGAAGGCGCCAGCCTCTATCGCCCCGTCCTTGGCGAAGGCACGTTGGAAGAAAAGATCCAGCAGACTGCTTTCGAGAATCTCGACCTGATCCCCAGCGAAGTGGATCTCTGTGGCGTGGATATCGAACTCGCCCGTATGGATGGTCACCTGCTGCGCCTTAAATCCATCGCCGAAGCCATCCGCGCCAGTGACCGCTATCAGGCCATCATCCTCGATTGCCCGCCTTCCTTGGGCATCATGACCCTGAACGCTTTCTCTGCAGCCGATTACCTGCTCGTGCCGCTCCAATGCGAATACTACGCGCTCGAGGGCATCTCGATGATCACTCGCCTGCACAACCAGTTGCGCGATGGCGGCATCAATCCTAACCTCGAACTGCTCGGCGTCGTCATGACCATGTTCGATGGTCGCACGAATCTTTCCAATCAAGTGGTCACAGAAGTGCGCCAGCATTTCGGTGACAAAGTTTTCGACACCGTCATACCTCGCGCCACCCGTCTGGCGGAAGCCCCCAGCTTCGGCAAGCCGATCATCCACTATGACAAATATAGTGCCGGTGCCGCCGCCTATGAGGTTTTGTCCGAGGAAGTCGCCAAACGGCTTGGCATTTAACCGCATTACATTTCGGCCTGAGTTTTCCACTTGGTATTGCGAATGTTTAGCAGATAGAATTCGTCTATTATTTACCAAATCCGATAACCGAACATGAAACACACCAATCCATTCCAATCTTGGACGCTCGGGCTGGCTTCATTGCTGACCTGCGCGACACTCGTTCAGGCAGCCGACTGGCCTCAATACCGCGGCCCCAGTGCTGATGGCATCTCCACCGAGAAGCTCGTGAGCAAGACGTGGCCTGCCAATGGTCCCAAGGTTTTGTGGAAGCGTCCTTTGACGGATGGTTTCAGTTCTTTCGCTGTCTCCGGCGGAAAAGCATTCACCATCGTCGGCAAGAATGAAGGTGGTGTGATTCAGGAAACCGTTGCCGCATTGGATGTGAACACTGGCAATGCGCTGTGGGCTGTCCCCATCGGCATCGCCAAGTATGGTCATGATGGCGGCAACGCTGGCACCGCTGATAACAAAGGCGGAGACGGCCCTCGCACCACCCCCACGGTGGACGGCAAAAACGTTTACGCTCTCTCTGCCGATCTTGTACTCGTCTGCTTCGATGCCGATAAAGGCACCAAGAAGTGGCAGCGCGACATCATGAAGGAGCATGCCGGTGTCAATATCACTTGGAAGAATGCAGCGTCTCCCGTGATCGATGGTGATTTGATCTTTGTAGCCGGTGGTGGCCCGGGACAAGCGCTCCTCGCCTTCAACAAGAACGACGGCAAAACCGTCTGGAAGACTCAGGACGACAAGATGACGCACTCGACTCCCGTCGTACGTGACATCCATGGTGTCCGCCAGGTGATTTTCTTCACCCAGAAGGGCTTGGTTTCCTGCGATGTTAAAAACGGTTCCGTGCTTTGGCGCTGGGATTATAAATTCAACGTCTCCACGGCCATTTCGCCCGTTGTTTCCGGAGACATCGTTTACGTGTCAGCCGGTTACGGCGTGGGTGCTGGTGCTTGCAAAGTCAGCAAGAACGGTTCCGCATTCAGCGCCGCTGAACTCTGGCGCAAGAACAACGAACTGCCGAACCATTGGAGTACGCCTGTTCTGAAGGACGGCTACCTCTACGGCATGTTCCAGTTCAAAGAATACGGCACCGGCCCGCTCAAGTGCGTGGAACTCGCCACTGGCAAAGAGATGTGGAGCAAGGCCGGTTTCGGCCCCGGTAACGTTCTGCTCGTTGATGGACATCTCTTGGTCTTGGGTGACGCTGGTCAACTCGTCCTCGTCGAAGCCTCTCCGAAAGCTTACACCGAAGTGGCGAATGCCAAAGTGATCTCTGGCAAATGCTGGAGCACCCCTGCTCTGGCAGACGGCAAAGTCTACCTGCGCAGCACCAAAGAAGGCGTCTGCGTAGACATCGGCAGTAAAGTCGCCTCCGCGAAGTAATCTGTTTTCATCAGCAATCAAAGGCGGACCGCAAGGTCCGCCTTTTTCATTTGGAGCGCGGGTTGTCCCAACCAGCAGGAAGCTGCTGAGCCAGCCTCTCCAACTCCCTCACCCCCTGCTCTGCCTCAAAAACTTCTCCGGCGACAAACCATACACCGTCTTAAACGCCCGCGAAAAATTATACGGATCCGAAAATCCTAATTCCTCCGCCACCTCCTTCACCAATCGATTTCCTTCCAGCAACTGATTCGCCGCATGATTCATCTTCAGCCGCATCAAATACTGATACGGACTGCAATAATGAAACCTCTGAAACAACCGGCATGCATACGCCTCATTCACATGCACCGAATCTGTCGCCTCAGTCAGCTTTCGAATCGCAAGAAAGTTCTCCTCCAGATGCCGCTTAAGTTTCTGGAATGTGTTCAACGCCCTCGTATCCGCATCACCCGAAGGCAAAGCCGATTCTGCCAGACGATAAAGCAACGCCTCCACCAAAGCCGCACAAACCTCATGTGCATGCTTGCGCCCGCCGATTCCGTTTCGTTGCAGCAGTTCAAACAATTCTAACACTTCCGGCACATCTGCCACCATGACTGGCCGCTTTTGTCCAAGCGCTCCCAGCTCGATCTGCTTCTTCGCCATCGTCCCCGCGAAATCGACATAATACTTCAGCATCGGCTGTGCCGTTGAGGTGGTGATGCGATGTTTGATCCCCGGTGCGTAATGAAAAGCCGTCCCCGGCTTAAGTTCAAACTCTCTCCCATCCAACCAAACCATCCCCTCTCCCTCCGCGACAAACTCCACACAGTGAAATCGGAAATCCTCCCGCTGCACTACATAATCCGGCAGACACCGTTCTCTCCCGCCACACACCGCCACCAGCTTCGCCGTCCTGCTCGGATTCAGGTCCAAGAAATACCGCTGGGCGTCTGTTACCTGATTGGAAACAAAATCTGGCTTCAACAGCTTCTGCCGTTTGCTCATGCAGAGCAAAATATCAGATTACCTTACACCAATGAAGTCAATTTGTGACATGCAGCAGTCAATAAGCGCCATTTCTGATTCCGCTATTCTCGACTAGCTTGTCGCCAATAATTTTGACGCACATGCAAACACGCACCCTTGGTAAAACCGGCCTGAACCTTCCCATCCTCAGCTTCGGTGCTTCTTCGCTCGGTCAGGAGTTCCGGAGCGTCTCCATGGATGAAGCGCTTAAATCCGTGCGCGTGGCCTTGGACTGCGGACTGAACTTCATCGACACATCTCCCTTCTACGGTCGCGGCATGAGCGAGGTGTTGCTCGGCGTCGCCTTGCGTGGCGTCCCTCGCGATAGCTACACCCTTTGCACCAAACTGGGTCGTTACGATCTCCAGCACTTCGATTTCAGTGCCAAACGCGTTGCTGAAAGCGTCGACGTCTCCCTCCATCGTCTCGGCACCGACCACCTTGACATCATCCTGTGCCATGACATCGAGTTCGTAGAGATGCAACAAATCGTCGATGAAACCATCCCCGCGCTCCGCAAGATCCAGCAACAAGGCAAGGTGAAGCACATCGGCTTCAGCGGCTATCCGCAAAAGATTTTCAAATTCATCTGCGATCAAACTGATGTGGATTGCGCTCTCAGCTACAATCAATACACCCTTCAAAACACCCGCTTCGCCGATGAATCCATTCCTTATCTGAAAGCTAAAGGCGTGGGTATCATGAACGCCGGTCCTTTTAGCGCTCGCTTGCTGACGAATGCACCGCTGCCCAAATGGCTCAAAGAACCCGAAGAAGTGAAAGCCGCCGCCCGAAAAGCTGCTGAGGTCTGCGCCCAGAAAGGCTCTGACATCGCCAAGCTCGCCTTGCAATTCTCTCTGGCCAATCCCGATATCACCACCACCGTCGCCGGCAGTGCCAACCCCGAGAACATCCGCAACTGGGCGAAGTGGGCTGCTGAACCCATTGACGAGGAATTGCTCGCCGAAGTATTGAAGATTTTTGCTCCCGTCAAAAATATCGGCCACACAGAAGGCTTGCTGAAAAACAACTAGCCGACGCAAAATCCCCTCATGCATCTGCGTTTCCTCCTTGTCCTGGCGCTCGCCGTTTTTACCGGCAATTCGCTTTGTGCCGCTGCGCCTGTTCCCTTGTTCGATGGCAAGACCTTCAACGGCTGGGAAGGCGAAACGAACAAGGTCTGGCGTGTGCAGGATGGCACCATCGTGGGTGGTACACTGAATGGCAACCCGCAGAACGAGTTCTTAACCACGAAGAAAACTTACCGCAATTTCAACCTCACGCTGGAATACAAGTTGGTCGGCACCGAAGGTTTCGTGAATGGCGGCGTCCAGTTCCGCAGCAAACGTATCCCTGCTCCACCGAATGAGATGTCCGGTTACCAAGCCGACATCGGTGCCACCCATACCGGCTCTCTCTACGATGAGTCTCGCCGCAAAAAGATGCTCTATGTGGCGGATAAAGAGCTGATTTTAAAACTGGAAAAGACTAACGATTGGAACACCTATCAGATCATCGCCGAAGGCCAACGTGTCCGCATACTGCTCAATGGGCGACAAACCGCAGATTACACCGAACGCGAGTCCGGCATCGAGCAAGATGGCGTCATTGCCCTGCAAATCCACGGTAACTGCAAAGCGGAGATTGCCTTCCGTAATATCAACATTGAAACCCTCCCCGACGCGCTTGTTCCGTCCGAGCCCGAAATTCTTGGCCGTTTTGGTGAAGGTCAGCCCGGCGCACCAATGCCCGGGTGGACCAATGGCAAGTTCGAACTCGGCACCAACGAAACCATCGTTTTCATCGGACAGGAAAATTTCGTCCGAGAGCAGAAAGCTGCCGAGTTGGAATCCCTGCTCGCTGCTGGTTTCAACACCAAGGCTCCTCGCTTTCGTTTCATGTCTTGGGAGGGCGACACCGTTTACGAACAGTGGCGTGACCTAAACTTCGGCTCATGGGCCGCCCAACTCAATGCCGCCGGAGCCACCACCGTGATTGTGCAGTATGGGCAGATGGAATCACTCGATGGCACCAATCGCCTGACCGAATTCACCATCGCCTACCACCGCCTGCTCGACCAGTTCAACGCGCGTACCAAGCGCCTTGTCCTCGTCTCGCCCATGCCATTCGAGAAGCCCCTTGCTTCGCATGCACCTGATATCTCTCTGCGTAATGCTGACGTGAATGCATACGCCGCCGCCATCCAAGCCATCGCCAAGCAACGCGGCGCAGTTTATGTAGATCTCAACACTGCTCTATCTAAGCGTCCTAATAAAGCTGAGCGCCTGACTGAGGACGGCATTCATCTCACTCCCGACGGTCTGAGAATTGTCGCACAAGTGATGGCGGCGGAACTCGGCTCCTTGACCGGACGGCAAAGCGTTCCACCAAGCCTGCGCGAAGCCATCATCGAGAAGAACCAGCTTTGGTTCGATGTCTGGCGTCCAGCCAACTGGTCCTTTGTATATGGCGATCGCGTTTCGCAGATGTTCGGCAAAGCGGGCGGCAACTCGCCTTCTCTGCGCGAAACCTTTGAGCGCTATCGCCCACTCATCGCCAATGCTGACAGCCGTATACACGCTTTAGCTCGTGGCGAAAAAGCTCCTCCTCTAGTTGTTCCCAAACCTGCTGCACCTGCTGAGATCCCCGTCCTCTCCGCTGACGCACAGAAAGCCACATTCACGGTGGCTGATGGTTATGAGGTGAATTTGTTCGCTTCCGAAATTGAAGGCATTGCCAAGCCCACACAGTTCACCTGGGATGAACGTGGTCGCCTCTACGTCGCTTGCTCACCGACGTACCCGCAAACGTATGCCGCTGCCAAGCCCGCTGACTACATCGTCGTGTTGGAGGACACCGATGGCGATGGCAAGGCCGACAAGTCATGGCGCTTCGCTGAAGGCCTTACGATGATTCAAGGTTTGGAAACTGGCCCCGGTGGCCTCTACGTCTGCGACTTTGATCAAATCCTTTTCCTGAAGGATACCAATAACGACGGCAAAGCCGATGAGCGTAAAGTGCTCTTCTCTGGCTTCGGCATTGGGGATACACATCAGCTGGTGAACTCCATTAGTCACGGTCCCGATGGCACGCTCTGGTTCACGCAAGGTTTGCACGCCTTCTCACGCGTAGAGACGCCGTGGGGCCTCACCAAGCTCGATAAAGCCGGTGTTTGGCGCTTCCATCCGAAACGTCTGCAACTGCAAGGCTTCTTCAACGGCGGCAAAGCCGGTCACAACTGCTGGGGTGTTGCCTTTGATGATTTCAATCAGCTCTTCCACAAAACCGGCGATCGTCCGGTTGGCTACTGGTCCGTGCCTGGTCTTACAAAGAATGCAGCGCCGGACGAGTATCATGGTGTGGGTAATCTTTTTGATACATCACCCAAGACGACCTCGCTCGACATCATCGGCACGAAGGCATTGCCGGAAGACATCCAAGGCTGCGCAGTCATCGGCGGCTACTTTGGTAGCGTCGTGGAATTGCATCGCTTTGAGGACAGTGGCTCGGGATTTAAAACCACTCAGTTGCCCAAGCTGATGAAGTCATCGGACACTTCATTCCGCCCTGTTGATGTGAGTGTTGGTCCAGATGGCGCCATCTATCTTGCAGATTGGTTCAATCCTGTTATCGGCCATTATCAAGCCAGCTATGCTGATCCTCGTCGTGATAAAACGCATGGCCGTATCTGGCGCATCACTGCTAAGGGACGCCCGACAGTGAAACAACCAAACCTCGCCGCGATGAAGGCTGAGGAACTCGTGGCGCAACTCGCTTCTCCCGAACGCTGGACTCGTTATCAAGCCAAGCGATTGCTCTTCTACACACCCACCGCTGAAACACTTCGCGCAGTTGATAACTGGGTTGCCAAACTTACTCCTGCTACTCCCGGTTATGAACGTTTGCTGCTCGAAGCCATCGGCATCTACGAGGCTCATGAAACGACGCAACGCGAACTGCTCGGTAAACTTCTCGCCGCCAAAGACCCGCGCGTGCGCGCCTATGGCACACGCGTGATTGGCAATTGGGCCACGAAATTACCCAATGCTGAAGCTCTGTTGAACGACCGCATCCGTGACGAAAATGCACGTGTTCGCCTAGAAGCAGTTGTTGCCGCCAGCTACGTCACCAATGCCGCAGCCGCAGAGATCATCACCAAGGCTCTCGATACACCACGCGATCGCTTCTTGGATTACGCCTTGGCCCAAAGCGCTCGCTCGCTCAAACCCGTTTGGGAACCTGCTCTTGCCGCCAATCAGCTCAAACTGGATGCGCCGCATCGTGAGTATCTATTAAAACTCTCCACTGCTGTTGCTGCGCCTTCGCCGGGTCGCATCATTTATGAGATGGCCTGCCTGCCCTGCCATCAACCGGATGGCAAAGGTTTGGCCGGTGTCTATCCATCCCTTGTCAGCAGCGATTGGCTGAAGGGCGATACATCCCGACTTATCAAAGTGGTGCTGCACGGCCTCGAAGGACCGATCACGCTGAATGGCCAGCCGTTCGTGATGCAGAATCCGATCCCTATGCCTTCCATGGCCGGCCTCGAAGATCAGCAGATTGCAGACGTATTGACCTACATCCGTACGGAGTTCAATCAATCGCAGCAGGCAGTCACTGCTGCTGAAGTCAAAGCCGTTCGCGCTGCCACCACAGGTCGTGAAACACCTTGGAAGGCGGAAGAGCTCAAATAACTTAGCCGAATTTCCGGATACCATGAAAGCCATCCAACTCGAGAAGCCTCTTTCCTTCCGTCACATCGAAATCCCTGAAGCGCCTCAGCCCGCTGCGGGTGAAGTGCTCGTGCGCATTCATCGCGTAGGCATTTGTGGCACCGATCTATCCGGTTACCTCGGCAAGATGCCTTTCTTCAGCTACCCGCGCATTCCCGGTCATGAACTAGGCGTGGAAGTCATCGCGATCGGCGATGGAGTCACGAATGTTAAAATTGGTGATCGCTGTTCCGTGGAGCCGTATATCAATTGCGGCCAATGCTATTCCTGCCGCCGTGGCCATACGAATTGCTGCGAGAGCAACAAGACGTTGGGCGTGATGTGCGACGGCGGCCTGACTGAGCGCATGATTCTTCCCGCACGAAAGCTCCATGTCTCGCGTAAGCTCACTTTCGATCAATTGGCATTGGTAGAGACACTCGCCATCGGCTGCCATGCAGTGAATCGTGGTAATCCCAAGGCGGGCGAGCACGTTCTGGTCATCGGTGCTGGCCCGATTGGTTTGAGTGCCATCGAATTCGCCAAGCTCTCCGGTGCCAAGACCATAGTCATGGACATGAACGAGCAACGCCTCGCTTTTGTCCGCGAGAAGATGGGCGTGCCGGATACGATTCTGACCAAGAATGATG comes from the Verrucomicrobiia bacterium genome and includes:
- a CDS encoding putative manganese-dependent inorganic diphosphatase: MSEVLVIGHRNPDTDAICSAIGYAEFKRRTGMRQVVPARCGDLNDRINFVLKSFGVPAPKFVADVSPKVRDVMQSNVVSVSSRTTVAEALGMMDDRNIRVLPILNEDRSCKGLVSVFKMSKFFFPAPNRVFDSRRVLASLRNLARTVNGRMLHVEDADKEEDLVLMIGAMSLEAFAQRLPNYKPERILVVVGDRQDVQELAIREKVKVMIVTGGLPVAPEILAKAKENGVSIIVSPHDSATTAMLCRAAINVTHMSHEHFLTFREDEPLLGIQKLAAESSFLAFPVVNDENEVVGILSKSDFLKKVERQLILVDHNELSQAVMGADQVDIIEVVDHHRIGTFTTQQPILFRNEPVGSTSTIVADCFFRYQVEMPTQVAGLLLAGLVSDTLNLTSPTTTERDAQILAELEVIAGVNAAEFTEKLFASGSVLISRTPDQAITTDCKEYVENGQKFSVAQIEEIGFDQFWKRKDAVVAALDSYRLKNGYLFAALLVTDVVCQTSLLMVASDKGFKDTIDYPEVQPGIYELKDVVSRKKQLLPYLTGCLLRIRN
- a CDS encoding AAA family ATPase, which encodes MPAKIIAVANQKGGVGKTTTSVNLSACLAASGKRVLLVDIDPQANATSGLGFEKIEGASLYRPVLGEGTLEEKIQQTAFENLDLIPSEVDLCGVDIELARMDGHLLRLKSIAEAIRASDRYQAIILDCPPSLGIMTLNAFSAADYLLVPLQCEYYALEGISMITRLHNQLRDGGINPNLELLGVVMTMFDGRTNLSNQVVTEVRQHFGDKVFDTVIPRATRLAEAPSFGKPIIHYDKYSAGAAAYEVLSEEVAKRLGI
- a CDS encoding PQQ-binding-like beta-propeller repeat protein, with protein sequence MKHTNPFQSWTLGLASLLTCATLVQAADWPQYRGPSADGISTEKLVSKTWPANGPKVLWKRPLTDGFSSFAVSGGKAFTIVGKNEGGVIQETVAALDVNTGNALWAVPIGIAKYGHDGGNAGTADNKGGDGPRTTPTVDGKNVYALSADLVLVCFDADKGTKKWQRDIMKEHAGVNITWKNAASPVIDGDLIFVAGGGPGQALLAFNKNDGKTVWKTQDDKMTHSTPVVRDIHGVRQVIFFTQKGLVSCDVKNGSVLWRWDYKFNVSTAISPVVSGDIVYVSAGYGVGAGACKVSKNGSAFSAAELWRKNNELPNHWSTPVLKDGYLYGMFQFKEYGTGPLKCVELATGKEMWSKAGFGPGNVLLVDGHLLVLGDAGQLVLVEASPKAYTEVANAKVISGKCWSTPALADGKVYLRSTKEGVCVDIGSKVASAK
- a CDS encoding AraC family transcriptional regulator; amino-acid sequence: MSKRQKLLKPDFVSNQVTDAQRYFLDLNPSRTAKLVAVCGGRERCLPDYVVQREDFRFHCVEFVAEGEGMVWLDGREFELKPGTAFHYAPGIKHRITTSTAQPMLKYYVDFAGTMAKKQIELGALGQKRPVMVADVPEVLELFELLQRNGIGGRKHAHEVCAALVEALLYRLAESALPSGDADTRALNTFQKLKRHLEENFLAIRKLTEATDSVHVNEAYACRLFQRFHYCSPYQYLMRLKMNHAANQLLEGNRLVKEVAEELGFSDPYNFSRAFKTVYGLSPEKFLRQSRG
- a CDS encoding aldo/keto reductase, coding for MQTRTLGKTGLNLPILSFGASSLGQEFRSVSMDEALKSVRVALDCGLNFIDTSPFYGRGMSEVLLGVALRGVPRDSYTLCTKLGRYDLQHFDFSAKRVAESVDVSLHRLGTDHLDIILCHDIEFVEMQQIVDETIPALRKIQQQGKVKHIGFSGYPQKIFKFICDQTDVDCALSYNQYTLQNTRFADESIPYLKAKGVGIMNAGPFSARLLTNAPLPKWLKEPEEVKAAARKAAEVCAQKGSDIAKLALQFSLANPDITTTVAGSANPENIRNWAKWAAEPIDEELLAEVLKIFAPVKNIGHTEGLLKNN
- a CDS encoding PVC-type heme-binding CxxCH protein — translated: MHLRFLLVLALAVFTGNSLCAAAPVPLFDGKTFNGWEGETNKVWRVQDGTIVGGTLNGNPQNEFLTTKKTYRNFNLTLEYKLVGTEGFVNGGVQFRSKRIPAPPNEMSGYQADIGATHTGSLYDESRRKKMLYVADKELILKLEKTNDWNTYQIIAEGQRVRILLNGRQTADYTERESGIEQDGVIALQIHGNCKAEIAFRNINIETLPDALVPSEPEILGRFGEGQPGAPMPGWTNGKFELGTNETIVFIGQENFVREQKAAELESLLAAGFNTKAPRFRFMSWEGDTVYEQWRDLNFGSWAAQLNAAGATTVIVQYGQMESLDGTNRLTEFTIAYHRLLDQFNARTKRLVLVSPMPFEKPLASHAPDISLRNADVNAYAAAIQAIAKQRGAVYVDLNTALSKRPNKAERLTEDGIHLTPDGLRIVAQVMAAELGSLTGRQSVPPSLREAIIEKNQLWFDVWRPANWSFVYGDRVSQMFGKAGGNSPSLRETFERYRPLIANADSRIHALARGEKAPPLVVPKPAAPAEIPVLSADAQKATFTVADGYEVNLFASEIEGIAKPTQFTWDERGRLYVACSPTYPQTYAAAKPADYIVVLEDTDGDGKADKSWRFAEGLTMIQGLETGPGGLYVCDFDQILFLKDTNNDGKADERKVLFSGFGIGDTHQLVNSISHGPDGTLWFTQGLHAFSRVETPWGLTKLDKAGVWRFHPKRLQLQGFFNGGKAGHNCWGVAFDDFNQLFHKTGDRPVGYWSVPGLTKNAAPDEYHGVGNLFDTSPKTTSLDIIGTKALPEDIQGCAVIGGYFGSVVELHRFEDSGSGFKTTQLPKLMKSSDTSFRPVDVSVGPDGAIYLADWFNPVIGHYQASYADPRRDKTHGRIWRITAKGRPTVKQPNLAAMKAEELVAQLASPERWTRYQAKRLLFYTPTAETLRAVDNWVAKLTPATPGYERLLLEAIGIYEAHETTQRELLGKLLAAKDPRVRAYGTRVIGNWATKLPNAEALLNDRIRDENARVRLEAVVAASYVTNAAAAEIITKALDTPRDRFLDYALAQSARSLKPVWEPALAANQLKLDAPHREYLLKLSTAVAAPSPGRIIYEMACLPCHQPDGKGLAGVYPSLVSSDWLKGDTSRLIKVVLHGLEGPITLNGQPFVMQNPIPMPSMAGLEDQQIADVLTYIRTEFNQSQQAVTAAEVKAVRAATTGRETPWKAEELK
- a CDS encoding zinc-binding alcohol dehydrogenase family protein, translated to MKAIQLEKPLSFRHIEIPEAPQPAAGEVLVRIHRVGICGTDLSGYLGKMPFFSYPRIPGHELGVEVIAIGDGVTNVKIGDRCSVEPYINCGQCYSCRRGHTNCCESNKTLGVMCDGGLTERMILPARKLHVSRKLTFDQLALVETLAIGCHAVNRGNPKAGEHVLVIGAGPIGLSAIEFAKLSGAKTIVMDMNEQRLAFVREKMGVPDTILTKNDGEELKRLAELTNGQLADVVVDATGSNNSMAHALNYCAFLGRLVYVGITQQEISFLHAPALHRRELTILASRNALPGDFTRIIKLIEDGQINTNTWITHNSSFEGMIDAFPSWVKPETGVIKAIVAV